One window of Rasiella rasia genomic DNA carries:
- a CDS encoding uroporphyrinogen-III synthase, with protein MRVLSTKRLKGNQRDLLLGAGFEVVDYNAITIEYLDFEAPESCKNAIFTSQHAVRSILSKNISIDTSFCVGPKTKALLEENGIKVSKMAYNSQELGDFITINHKNEIFHYFCGIIRRDELPNILKEAKIDFFETKTYKTELKSKKFEQKWDGILFFSPSGVQSYCLENSLENNTAICIGDTTAKAAKEHTQNVYVANSTSVESVIAKAVKKLK; from the coding sequence ATGCGTGTGCTTTCAACAAAAAGACTAAAAGGCAACCAGCGGGATTTACTGCTAGGAGCTGGTTTTGAAGTAGTTGACTATAACGCCATAACAATTGAGTACTTAGATTTTGAAGCGCCTGAATCATGCAAGAATGCAATTTTTACAAGTCAGCACGCTGTGCGGTCTATTTTGAGCAAAAACATCAGCATTGACACTAGCTTTTGTGTTGGTCCTAAAACAAAAGCCCTTTTAGAAGAAAACGGCATAAAAGTCTCTAAAATGGCCTATAATTCGCAAGAATTGGGCGATTTTATCACGATAAATCATAAAAATGAGATATTTCACTATTTCTGTGGCATCATTCGAAGAGACGAATTACCGAACATCCTAAAGGAAGCAAAAATTGACTTTTTTGAAACAAAAACATACAAAACCGAGCTAAAATCGAAGAAATTCGAGCAAAAATGGGACGGAATCTTATTTTTTAGTCCGAGTGGCGTACAAAGTTATTGTTTAGAAAATTCGCTAGAAAATAATACGGCTATTTGCATTGGTGACACCACAGCAAAAGCTGCCAAAGAACATACGCAAAATGTCTATGTTGCAAATTCTACTTCAGTAGAGAGTGTTATAGCAAAGGCGGTAAAGAAATTAAAATAA
- the hemC gene encoding hydroxymethylbilane synthase, with product MSKTIRIGTRDSELALWQATTVQQQLESLGYHTQLVPVKSTGDLVLDKPLYEMGITGIFTKTLDIAMLNGTVDIAVHSMKDVPTALPKGIEQTAVLERATATDILVTTKSEVDFSKPCTIATGSLRRKAQWLHRYPHHTVVDFRGNVNTRLQKLSDSNWDGAIFAKAGLQRIGILPQYHTDLDWMISAPAQGAMVVVALETDSYCKEASQKLNNPHAEIVTRIERDFLRTLEGGCTAPIGAYAEILGNAIDFKGSLLSLDGGDKIEILKAILVEDVQPDTGVAWAKEVLDRGGKELMTQIKRAL from the coding sequence ATGAGTAAAACCATTCGCATAGGTACTCGAGATAGTGAATTAGCCCTCTGGCAAGCAACAACTGTACAGCAACAACTAGAGTCGCTTGGATATCATACACAACTTGTACCGGTAAAATCTACAGGAGATTTGGTACTAGACAAGCCACTCTACGAAATGGGGATTACAGGAATCTTTACCAAAACATTAGATATTGCAATGCTTAATGGCACTGTAGACATTGCTGTTCATAGCATGAAGGACGTACCAACGGCATTGCCAAAAGGAATAGAACAGACTGCTGTACTAGAGCGCGCAACGGCTACAGACATATTAGTAACCACAAAAAGTGAAGTAGATTTTTCAAAACCCTGCACTATTGCTACAGGTAGTCTTAGGCGAAAAGCACAATGGCTTCACCGATATCCACACCATACTGTAGTAGATTTTCGCGGAAATGTGAACACTAGACTACAAAAGTTAAGTGATAGCAATTGGGATGGTGCCATTTTTGCGAAAGCAGGATTGCAGCGTATTGGTATACTTCCGCAATACCATACCGATTTAGATTGGATGATTTCTGCTCCTGCCCAAGGAGCCATGGTTGTAGTAGCTCTAGAGACAGATAGTTACTGCAAAGAAGCTAGCCAAAAACTAAATAACCCCCATGCAGAAATTGTTACACGTATAGAACGTGACTTTTTACGAACTCTTGAAGGAGGCTGTACTGCACCCATTGGGGCCTACGCCGAAATATTAGGTAATGCCATAGATTTTAAAGGATCGCTCTTGTCTTTAGACGGGGGAGATAAAATTGAAATACTTAAAGCAATTTTGGTAGAAGACGTACAACCAGACACCGGAGTCGCATGGGCCAAAGAAGTCTTAGATCGCGGAGGTAAAGAATTAATGACTCAAATAAAAAGGGCGCTATAG
- a CDS encoding EI24 domain-containing protein yields MIKNIFKGIKAYAGTFKLINNLGLWKYFAIPIAISFLTALLIGVLAWALSDSIGSIIAKVWFWEWGSETFRAISDVMGGILIVALGLILYKHIILAVSAPFMSPVSEKIEHHLLGAAHTHRNTTNAAQLWRGVRINTRNLLMEFMFTIPLLLLSFIPVLNIVTSILIFIIQSYYAGFGNMDYTLERHYTYSESTKFVRNNSGVAIGNGIIFMAMLFIPVLGIILVLPLSVTASTTETVRLIKENKKLPLENASNKSLHV; encoded by the coding sequence ATGATTAAGAATATTTTTAAAGGAATTAAAGCGTACGCAGGAACTTTTAAGCTCATAAATAATTTAGGGCTCTGGAAGTATTTTGCAATTCCCATTGCAATTAGTTTTTTAACAGCATTGCTCATCGGTGTACTTGCGTGGGCGTTAAGCGATTCTATAGGTTCGATTATAGCGAAAGTTTGGTTTTGGGAATGGGGTTCAGAAACATTTCGAGCGATTAGTGATGTAATGGGCGGAATTCTTATCGTGGCTTTAGGTCTTATTCTATACAAACACATCATTTTAGCTGTAAGCGCTCCTTTTATGAGTCCCGTTTCAGAAAAAATAGAGCACCACCTACTTGGTGCAGCGCATACACATAGAAACACCACAAATGCTGCTCAATTATGGCGCGGAGTACGTATTAATACACGCAATTTATTGATGGAGTTTATGTTTACCATTCCTTTATTACTTCTAAGTTTTATTCCTGTACTAAATATCGTGACATCAATTTTAATCTTTATTATTCAATCGTATTATGCCGGATTCGGTAATATGGATTACACGCTAGAACGCCATTACACCTATTCTGAGAGCACCAAGTTTGTACGCAACAACAGTGGTGTTGCCATAGGTAACGGAATCATTTTTATGGCGATGTTATTTATACCTGTGTTGGGTATTATTTTAGTTCTTCCGTTGTCTGTAACAGCTTCTACAACAGAGACTGTGCGGCTTATAAAAGAAAACAAAAAATTGCCTCTCGAAAATGCATCAAATAAATCGCTTCATGTATAA
- the hemH gene encoding ferrochelatase yields MKGILLVNLGSPESTKPKDVKKYLDEFLMDPRVIDVPRWARILLVRGIILNTRPKQSAKAYAKIWWDEGSPLIVLSERLQKKVQEKVTIPVGLAMRYGSMTLKKGLQELVDQGVTEVKTIPLYPQFAMATTETIDVKVDELVAAHFPQLKITRTPAFYKREDYINVLSKSIAESLEGLDYEHLLFSYHGVPERHIRKSDITNGNCKMNGKCCFKMGSPQHEFCYKHQCEITTVNVAKKLGLKRGTYSTTFQSRLGFDPWLQPYTDRTVERMGKAGVKKLAVVTPAFVSDCLETLEEIAMEAEEIFHEVGGEQFTTIPCLNDRDDFAQVLANMIEEWRIVTIETAIA; encoded by the coding sequence ATGAAAGGAATACTGCTTGTGAACCTTGGCTCGCCAGAAAGCACCAAGCCCAAAGACGTAAAAAAATATCTAGACGAGTTTCTTATGGATCCTCGTGTAATTGATGTGCCGCGTTGGGCGCGCATTTTACTAGTTCGTGGTATTATACTAAACACCCGCCCTAAACAATCGGCTAAGGCCTATGCAAAGATCTGGTGGGACGAAGGGTCGCCGCTCATTGTGCTCTCAGAACGCCTTCAGAAGAAAGTACAAGAAAAAGTTACCATACCCGTTGGCTTGGCTATGCGGTATGGCAGTATGACATTAAAAAAAGGGCTTCAGGAGTTAGTAGACCAGGGTGTTACAGAAGTTAAGACCATTCCGTTGTATCCCCAATTTGCCATGGCAACTACAGAAACAATCGATGTAAAGGTTGACGAGCTTGTTGCAGCACATTTTCCGCAGTTAAAAATTACCAGAACCCCAGCATTTTATAAACGAGAAGATTATATTAATGTGCTCTCTAAGAGTATAGCTGAAAGTTTAGAGGGTTTAGACTACGAACATTTGTTGTTTAGTTATCACGGGGTGCCAGAGCGACACATTAGAAAAAGTGATATTACCAATGGTAATTGTAAAATGAATGGCAAGTGCTGTTTTAAAATGGGCTCGCCTCAACATGAATTCTGCTATAAACACCAATGCGAAATTACCACGGTAAATGTTGCTAAAAAATTAGGATTAAAACGCGGAACCTATTCTACTACTTTTCAATCGCGTCTTGGGTTCGATCCATGGTTGCAACCATACACAGACCGCACCGTAGAGCGAATGGGAAAGGCTGGTGTAAAAAAACTAGCAGTGGTAACTCCGGCATTTGTAAGCGACTGTCTAGAAACACTTGAAGAAATTGCGATGGAGGCTGAAGAAATCTTCCACGAAGTAGGAGGAGAGCAATTCACAACCATTCCGTGCCTGAATGACCGAGACGACTTTGCACAAGTACTCGCCAATATGATTGAAGAATGGCGTATTGTTACTATTGAAACAGCCATCGCATAA
- a CDS encoding DUF6973 domain-containing protein translates to MNIWKRIRQLSVGQLWKLTMLFVVNPFKIIPTLRATQRTFYICNKLYGKEHHKSNKANAFRHALWNALICKNIRKKSKNKQKTVFWAQKVTDLYENVTKNNELDEAMDLHNNAIGRISFLNFLDKKEEELVGFLQNKSKNARKIQNLEEIESTTNQMVYLHD, encoded by the coding sequence ATGAATATTTGGAAACGAATTCGACAATTAAGCGTAGGGCAGTTATGGAAACTAACCATGCTTTTTGTTGTTAATCCGTTTAAAATTATTCCTACCCTACGAGCAACCCAACGCACATTTTATATTTGTAACAAACTTTATGGGAAAGAACATCATAAGAGTAATAAAGCAAATGCATTTAGACATGCACTATGGAATGCTCTAATTTGTAAAAACATTCGAAAAAAGTCAAAAAATAAGCAAAAAACTGTGTTTTGGGCTCAAAAAGTAACAGATTTATATGAAAATGTTACAAAAAACAACGAGCTAGACGAGGCGATGGATTTACACAACAACGCCATAGGCCGCATCTCTTTTTTAAACTTTTTAGACAAAAAAGAAGAAGAATTGGTCGGTTTTTTACAAAATAAGTCGAAAAACGCTCGAAAAATTCAAAATTTGGAAGAAATAGAAAGCACAACAAACCAAATGGTGTATTTACATGATTAA
- the hemA gene encoding glutamyl-tRNA reductase has translation MKHTNGKRHFSTQESTFYAIGLNYKKADAEIRGHFSISESAQKAILATAKTEGIEALSVLSTCNRTELYGFATHPSQLIKLLCEHTHGTVEEFEQVAYVFEGDQAVSHIFKVGTGLDSQILGDFEIISQLRIGFKRAKKMGLLNAYMERLANAVIQASKQIKNETEISTGATSVSFAAVQYIMARVPYVSEKNILLFGIGKIGRNTCENLIKHTKNEQITLINRTKLKAEAIAGKFNLVVKDYSNIQSEIAQSDILIVATGAQKPTISKELLYLKKPLLILDLSIPKNVATNVTDNELVTLIHLDELSKVTDATLAHRQSQIPKAANIITSIEQEFKTWAENRSFAPTLKALKNKLSAIKEGEIDNQRKKLSNFNEEQAEILSNRIIQKITTQFANHLKAQNGKAQESAEMLRTVFQLNDEINE, from the coding sequence ATGAAACACACAAACGGCAAACGACATTTTTCTACTCAAGAAAGTACTTTTTATGCTATTGGTCTAAACTACAAAAAGGCCGATGCCGAAATTCGTGGACATTTCAGTATTTCTGAATCTGCTCAAAAAGCAATATTAGCAACAGCCAAAACCGAAGGTATTGAGGCATTAAGTGTGTTATCAACTTGCAACCGCACCGAGCTATATGGTTTTGCAACCCATCCCTCACAGCTTATTAAGTTATTATGCGAGCACACCCACGGCACCGTAGAAGAGTTTGAACAAGTTGCTTATGTTTTTGAAGGAGACCAAGCAGTTTCTCATATATTTAAGGTAGGTACTGGACTAGACAGCCAGATTCTAGGAGATTTCGAGATTATAAGTCAGTTACGCATTGGGTTCAAACGTGCTAAAAAAATGGGGCTTCTAAATGCCTATATGGAGCGTCTCGCTAACGCTGTGATTCAGGCAAGTAAACAAATAAAAAATGAGACCGAAATTTCAACGGGAGCTACCTCTGTAAGTTTTGCCGCTGTTCAATACATTATGGCACGAGTTCCTTATGTCTCGGAGAAGAATATTTTACTATTCGGAATTGGCAAAATTGGGCGAAATACTTGCGAAAATCTTATAAAACACACCAAAAACGAGCAAATTACCCTAATAAATCGCACAAAACTAAAAGCTGAGGCAATTGCAGGTAAGTTTAATTTGGTGGTAAAAGACTACTCAAATATCCAAAGTGAGATTGCGCAGAGCGATATTCTGATTGTTGCTACAGGAGCACAAAAACCAACAATTTCAAAAGAATTGTTATACTTAAAAAAACCGCTGCTTATTCTAGACTTATCGATACCAAAGAACGTAGCAACAAATGTAACAGACAATGAGCTTGTTACACTCATTCATCTAGACGAACTTAGTAAAGTAACAGACGCTACTTTGGCGCATCGACAATCGCAAATTCCTAAGGCAGCTAACATTATCACTTCAATAGAGCAAGAGTTTAAAACCTGGGCCGAAAACAGAAGTTTTGCTCCAACGCTAAAGGCCTTAAAAAATAAACTTTCAGCAATAAAAGAAGGCGAAATTGACAATCAGCGCAAGAAATTGAGCAATTTTAATGAAGAACAAGCCGAAATCTTAAGTAATCGTATTATTCAAAAAATCACTACGCAGTTTGCCAATCATTTAAAAGCTCAAAATGGTAAAGCGCAAGAAAGTGCCGAAATGCTTCGAACTGTGTTTCAATTAAACGACGAAATCAATGAGTAA
- a CDS encoding MATE family efflux transporter, whose amino-acid sequence MAKSNSASLGTATISSLLVKQAVPASIGILVMSLNMIVDTIFVGRWIGPLAISAITVVIPVTFFIGAIGLAIGIGGSSVLSRALGSGDNDKALRVFGNQVTLTFLTAGLLAILGLVFQNTLIEWFGADDSFKDQALVYYRIVMYGIVMLSMCMMGNSVIRAEGKPKFAMYAMMLPAIANIFMDYLLINVFDFGMHGAAWATFVSYFICFAFIVWFFLFKSELRLKAEYFKLKKKIVSEISALSSVTLARQGVISVFTILVNNVLISTGDAMDVASYGIISRALMFALFPVIGVNQGFLPIAAYNYGAGKVARVRETINKSIWYAGGLSLVVFAIIMFFAPSLVEIFVSNKAGQSADTIANNAEILKRTPDALRWVFAATPVIAVQLIGSSYFQAIGKAIPALLLSLTKQGFFLIPLILILPKFYGVFGVWIAFPIADVLSTLVTGYYLNREVRKTLR is encoded by the coding sequence ATGGCAAAAAGCAATTCAGCTTCTCTCGGTACTGCCACTATTAGTTCTTTACTAGTAAAACAAGCTGTGCCTGCCTCTATCGGTATCTTAGTTATGTCGCTAAACATGATTGTAGATACCATTTTTGTGGGTAGATGGATTGGCCCGTTGGCGATTTCAGCAATTACTGTTGTAATTCCGGTAACCTTTTTTATTGGAGCAATTGGTCTTGCCATTGGTATTGGCGGGAGCTCTGTGCTTTCTAGAGCGCTTGGTTCTGGCGACAATGATAAAGCATTGCGCGTTTTTGGAAATCAGGTTACGCTTACCTTTTTAACAGCTGGCTTACTTGCTATTCTCGGACTTGTTTTTCAAAATACCTTAATAGAATGGTTTGGAGCAGACGATAGTTTTAAAGATCAGGCTTTGGTCTACTACAGAATTGTGATGTACGGCATTGTGATGCTGTCTATGTGCATGATGGGAAATAGTGTGATTAGGGCTGAAGGAAAACCAAAATTTGCCATGTATGCCATGATGTTACCAGCTATTGCTAACATTTTTATGGATTACCTCCTTATTAATGTATTCGATTTTGGGATGCATGGAGCTGCGTGGGCTACGTTTGTTAGTTATTTTATTTGCTTCGCATTTATTGTTTGGTTTTTCTTGTTTAAAAGTGAGCTAAGACTGAAAGCCGAATATTTCAAATTAAAGAAGAAAATTGTTTCCGAAATCAGTGCACTTAGTTCAGTAACCCTTGCCCGACAAGGTGTGATTAGCGTATTTACAATTTTGGTTAATAACGTACTTATTTCAACAGGTGATGCCATGGATGTGGCGTCATATGGTATTATTAGTCGTGCGTTAATGTTTGCACTATTTCCTGTTATTGGTGTAAATCAAGGTTTTTTACCCATTGCTGCCTATAATTATGGAGCTGGAAAGGTTGCACGTGTTCGAGAAACCATCAATAAATCTATTTGGTATGCGGGCGGGTTATCCCTTGTTGTATTTGCCATTATTATGTTTTTTGCGCCTAGTTTAGTCGAAATTTTTGTGAGTAATAAAGCAGGGCAGAGTGCAGATACTATTGCTAATAATGCTGAAATTTTAAAACGAACACCAGATGCCTTGCGTTGGGTGTTTGCAGCGACTCCTGTGATTGCCGTACAACTTATAGGTTCGTCGTATTTTCAGGCAATCGGAAAAGCCATTCCAGCATTATTGCTAAGTCTCACAAAGCAAGGTTTTTTCTTAATACCGTTAATTTTAATCCTTCCCAAATTTTACGGTGTGTTTGGAGTGTGGATTGCCTTCCCAATTGCAGACGTACTTTCTACCTTAGTAACGGGCTATTATCTAAATCGAGAGGTTAGAAAAACGTTGCGGTAA
- the hemE gene encoding uroporphyrinogen decarboxylase: MTKVKNDLFLRALKGETVSRPPVWMMRQAGRYLPEFMEIKAKYDFFTRCQTPELASEITVQPIRRYGMDAAILFSDILVIPQAMNIEVEMKPGVGPWLPNPIRTYKDLDAVVVPDIHDTLGYVMDAIKMTKEKLNDEIPLIGFAGSPWTILCYCVQGQGSKNFDKAKEFCFTQPVAAHELLQKITDTTILYLKEKVKAGVNAVQVFDSWGGMLSPTDYQEFSWQYMQQIIDALKNEAPVIAFGKGCWFALDTMAKSGAAALGIDWTCSAKNARYLTGGNITLQGNFDPTRLFSPPAEIKKMVKQMIDDFGKDKYIVNLGHGILPNIPIENAGAFIEAVKEYKMH, from the coding sequence ATGACAAAAGTTAAAAACGACCTATTTCTTAGAGCCTTAAAAGGCGAAACTGTTTCTCGTCCGCCAGTCTGGATGATGCGACAAGCAGGGCGCTATCTTCCAGAATTTATGGAGATAAAAGCCAAGTACGACTTCTTTACTCGTTGCCAAACACCCGAACTCGCTAGCGAGATTACAGTACAACCCATAAGACGTTATGGTATGGATGCTGCAATTCTTTTTAGCGATATTCTGGTAATTCCGCAAGCTATGAACATAGAGGTAGAGATGAAACCTGGCGTAGGCCCTTGGTTGCCAAATCCTATTCGCACCTACAAAGATTTAGACGCTGTGGTGGTTCCAGATATTCATGATACACTTGGTTATGTAATGGATGCCATAAAAATGACCAAAGAAAAACTGAATGATGAAATTCCATTAATAGGTTTTGCGGGAAGTCCTTGGACCATCTTATGTTACTGTGTACAAGGTCAAGGCAGTAAGAATTTTGACAAAGCGAAAGAGTTTTGCTTTACACAGCCCGTTGCCGCACACGAATTGTTGCAAAAAATTACCGATACTACAATTTTATACCTGAAGGAGAAAGTAAAAGCAGGTGTGAATGCAGTACAAGTTTTTGATAGTTGGGGCGGAATGTTATCTCCAACAGACTATCAGGAATTTTCATGGCAGTACATGCAACAAATTATAGATGCCCTAAAAAACGAGGCCCCTGTGATTGCTTTTGGTAAGGGATGTTGGTTTGCACTAGACACTATGGCTAAAAGTGGCGCTGCAGCACTAGGTATAGACTGGACTTGCTCTGCCAAGAATGCACGTTATCTTACCGGCGGAAACATTACATTACAAGGTAATTTTGATCCTACCCGATTGTTTAGTCCGCCAGCTGAAATAAAGAAAATGGTGAAGCAAATGATTGATGACTTCGGAAAGGATAAATACATTGTAAATTTAGGACATGGTATCTTACCTAACATTCCTATTGAAAATGCTGGGGCTTTTATTGAAGCAGTTAAAGAATACAAAATGCACTAA
- the hemF gene encoding oxygen-dependent coproporphyrinogen oxidase, with protein MKEQFVNYIRTLQDTITKTLEQLDGAVTFQEDLWKRPEGGGGRTRVIENGSVFEKGGVNISEVHGKLPESMQQYFGVTDADFFACGLSLVLHPVNPMVPTVHANWRYFEMYNSNGEIVDQWFGGGQDLTPYYLFEEDAVHFHNVCKLACDKHNGNFYNTYKARCDEYFYNTHRGEARGIGGLFFDYCKASEAMSMQNWYNFVTEVGDSFLEAYVPVVQKRKDLPFTEAQRTWQEIRRGRYVEFNLVHDKGTLFGLKTNGRIESILMSLPPKVQWVYNHEPAEGSDEEALLKVLKNPKNWAS; from the coding sequence ATGAAAGAACAATTTGTAAACTACATTCGCACCCTTCAAGATACTATAACAAAAACGTTAGAGCAATTAGATGGCGCTGTAACTTTTCAAGAAGACCTTTGGAAACGTCCTGAAGGTGGTGGTGGCCGTACACGCGTCATTGAAAATGGAAGTGTATTTGAAAAAGGAGGCGTTAATATTTCTGAAGTACACGGCAAACTGCCAGAATCTATGCAGCAGTATTTTGGAGTTACAGATGCCGATTTCTTTGCATGCGGTCTCAGCCTTGTACTTCATCCTGTGAATCCGATGGTGCCGACTGTACATGCCAATTGGCGCTATTTTGAAATGTACAATTCTAATGGAGAAATAGTAGACCAATGGTTTGGCGGCGGTCAAGATCTTACTCCATATTATCTATTTGAGGAAGACGCCGTACATTTTCATAACGTTTGTAAGTTAGCTTGCGACAAACACAACGGAAATTTCTATAATACCTATAAAGCACGTTGTGATGAATATTTCTACAATACGCACAGAGGGGAAGCTCGGGGTATTGGAGGATTGTTTTTCGATTACTGTAAGGCTTCAGAGGCTATGAGTATGCAAAACTGGTATAATTTTGTAACCGAAGTGGGTGATAGCTTTTTAGAAGCCTATGTTCCTGTAGTTCAGAAAAGAAAAGACCTTCCATTTACCGAAGCACAAAGAACCTGGCAAGAAATACGTCGCGGACGTTATGTGGAGTTTAATCTTGTTCACGACAAAGGAACACTGTTCGGTTTAAAAACAAATGGGCGTATTGAGAGTATCTTAATGAGTCTTCCGCCAAAAGTACAATGGGTATACAATCATGAACCAGCCGAAGGTAGCGATGAAGAAGCTCTATTAAAAGTACTTAAAAACCCGAAAAACTGGGCGTCATAG
- a CDS encoding AraC family transcriptional regulator produces the protein MQNSKEISVKNIAQGIYRETQIEEGFFILKFTNDTIESQVYKREVSSDFIQFHFCVKGSGSFSFNNGNYRLPIQEETSLLLYNPERDLPIEVAVAAHSWVLSVLLPIKKFHTLFSTEANYITFLSDENKGRKYYKDAHISPSMAIVLNQLLNYNLHPTIKQLYFKGKAYELLSLYFNREEDVNVEQCPFLVDEQNVVKIKKAKEIIISRMAEPPSLQELADEIQLPINKLKEGFKQIYGDSVFSFLFDYKMEVSRQLLATGGYNVNEVGLKVGYSTASHFIAAFKKKFGTTPKKFVMGLSK, from the coding sequence ATGCAAAATTCAAAGGAAATTTCAGTAAAAAATATCGCTCAAGGTATTTATAGAGAAACTCAGATAGAAGAGGGCTTTTTTATTCTAAAGTTTACCAACGATACTATTGAGTCTCAGGTGTATAAGCGGGAGGTAAGCTCAGATTTTATACAATTTCATTTTTGTGTAAAAGGATCGGGTTCATTTAGTTTTAATAACGGAAACTATCGCTTGCCAATACAAGAAGAAACCTCTTTGCTGCTCTATAATCCGGAGCGCGATTTACCAATTGAAGTTGCTGTAGCTGCACATTCATGGGTGCTTTCGGTTCTATTACCAATCAAGAAATTTCACACTTTGTTTTCTACAGAGGCCAACTATATTACGTTTTTAAGTGATGAGAATAAGGGTAGAAAGTATTACAAAGACGCTCATATTTCGCCGTCTATGGCAATTGTGCTCAATCAGTTATTGAATTACAATCTACACCCCACCATCAAACAATTATACTTTAAAGGAAAAGCTTACGAGTTGCTAAGTCTTTATTTTAATAGAGAAGAAGATGTAAACGTAGAGCAATGTCCATTTTTGGTAGATGAGCAGAATGTGGTAAAAATTAAAAAGGCCAAAGAAATTATAATTTCAAGAATGGCAGAACCACCTAGCCTACAGGAGTTGGCCGATGAAATACAATTACCAATCAACAAGCTCAAAGAAGGCTTTAAGCAAATATATGGAGATTCTGTATTTAGTTTTTTGTTCGATTATAAGATGGAAGTTTCTCGCCAATTATTGGCTACAGGAGGCTATAACGTCAACGAAGTAGGGTTAAAAGTTGGGTATAGCACTGCCAGTCATTTTATCGCAGCTTTTAAAAAGAAGTTTGGCACAACGCCAAAGAAATTTGTGATGGGTTTGTCTAAATAA
- a CDS encoding GNAT family N-acetyltransferase: MYKGADFHMALVQPEDAMAVHTLIMGNLDRFKTYFPKTVAANITFEKSKRFVATIVEDIKNKTQYLYTIKVNGTLAGLIYLKELDWDKKEGEFAYCIDESYAGNGLTTKAVTVLSSHAFTVFHLQLLKIIVHHSNIPSVRIAEKCNFKPIKTLSNAFTPPGGVPLDMQLFELRK; the protein is encoded by the coding sequence ATGTATAAGGGAGCCGATTTTCATATGGCACTCGTACAACCCGAAGATGCTATGGCTGTGCACACACTTATCATGGGTAATTTGGATCGCTTTAAAACATACTTCCCAAAAACAGTAGCCGCCAATATTACTTTTGAGAAATCAAAAAGGTTTGTAGCGACAATTGTAGAAGACATAAAAAACAAAACACAGTATTTATATACCATAAAGGTAAACGGAACTCTAGCAGGGTTAATATATCTGAAAGAATTAGATTGGGACAAAAAAGAAGGAGAATTTGCATACTGTATTGACGAAAGCTATGCCGGCAACGGACTTACAACGAAGGCCGTTACAGTTTTATCTAGCCATGCCTTTACTGTATTTCACTTACAATTACTTAAAATAATTGTGCATCATAGCAATATTCCCAGCGTACGCATTGCCGAAAAATGTAATTTTAAACCTATAAAAACACTATCTAACGCATTTACTCCACCTGGCGGGGTGCCTTTAGATATGCAACTATTTGAACTTAGAAAATGA